atgtccagctaatttttatatttttaatagagacggggtttcatcatgttgctcaggctgttctcagacGCCAGACCTCAGGCaaaccacctgcctcggcctcccaaagtgctgggattacaggcgtgagccactgtgtctggacctaacttttttttttttgagacagagtcttgctctgttgcctaggctggagtgctgtggtatgaaCACAGCTCAtcgcagccttgaactcctgggttcccaCCTTACCTCCCcagcagcagggactacaggtgttggccaccatgcccagctaatttttaaagtctcaTCTCTAGCTCTTAGGCTCACACAATCTGCCTACCACTGCCTCCcacagtattgggattacagacatgagccaccactcctgttCTACAACttttttgttcatatatttgtttgtgtgtgtgtgtgtgtgtgtgtataaaatcttGGGGactcagaatatatatatatatatatatgtatgtatgtatgtatatgtgtgtgtatctagagacaaggtctcactgcaTTACCCAGATtgttctcaaagtcctgggctcaggtgatcctcctgcctcggcctcccaaagggattacaggtgtgccctgCCATGCCCGGCCCATGTTCTATAACTTTTTAATTGAGATCTTCTCATTATTAGTGCGGGTAgatttgcttcattctttttttttatggtcatttattatttccagagtatttatataccataatttaGTAAACATTCTATTGATGGCTGTTAGGTTATAATTTATTTAGGGGAGGATGCATTACCACTCATCAGATTCTCTCAGAGGTCTCTGACCCCAAGAAGTGGAAGGGATGTGCAGGGACTGAGAACTCTTCCCGTGCGCACAGTGCATGAGCTAGTGCTGAGCTGCAGGGAATCTGCCAGTTGCAGCTGGTCTTTCCCACATTTGACTCTAGCCGGATGTGGGTGGGTTAAGGTCAGCATCGAGTATAGACATAACATCCGACTCAGCACAGTCTGGCCCTGCCTATCCCATAGCTACTGGTGTCTGGGCTGCCTTGGTGTCTGTATGGTACTCAGCCTAGGGCTGGCCCACTGGGGCTTCTCCCTGATGGCCTCACTTCCCTCGCAGGTCTCCACAGGACGTCAGTGTTTGACCGCCTCGGTGCTGAGACCAAGGCAGACACCACGACAGGGAGTAAAGTGAGTGGGGATGGGGAACAGTCCTGGGCATTCGAGCTCTCGTCCTCTCtgagtgatgctcctgcctcttGTGTGTCTCGCCTGTCACGTGGCCGCCTTTCCAGCCTCAGTTCCCGGCTTCGCACTGGCAGTTTGTCCCTGTCTTCTGCCCTGGCTTCTCTCCCAGTTTCCAGCCCTGGGGGTCCAGAGACTCCTGAATGCCTCCCAACCACCATGTCCCCTACTGGTCTTAGCATCTTCCCCCAAAGTAAGTACTTTCCTGGGCCCCCACCTCAGGGCTGCCCACCCTCCCCATTGCATCTGTCAGTGGGTCTGATGACTACCActtctccctcctctgccacCTCTCCCTGTCCGGATAGGACGATCACCTCCTGAATGGTCTCGCACAGCTGCTGTGGATCCCCAGCCCTCTGTCCCCGCAGCAACCGTCTGTGCGGCCCACAAGACAGGGCCCGTCCCCCCAGCAGAAGCCCTGTAGATGCTTTTCACTGTGCTCCTGATGCAGCATGCACCTCATGCCACGGCCTGCAGTCCCACAGGCCCCGGGCATAATGTGTGGTTCACAGTAGACCCTGAAGCCCGCAGGGGCCTGACTCTGTGGCTCTGGCCATGTCACTTAAGCCCTTTGTACTTCCACCTCATCTGTATAGACCCACCTCCAAGGACAGCTGTAGGGTTGGGGTCACCCCTGCATGGTGCTGGGGTGTGCAGGCCTGTTGGTGAGCTACTGCAGAGCTCCACAGCTGTGTTTCCTGCCTGCCAGTGTCCTGCTCCCCAGGGTGCAACTACTCGGCTTGCTCACTTCCTAGCATGTCACCACAAGGAGAGTGGGAACACTCGGGATCATGTGGAAGATCCAGGCCTGTGAAGAGCTGGGCACATAGTGAGTGCTCCATATGCAGGACTGTGCTTCCTGCCTTCAGGGCGTAGCGCATGCTCTTTTCTTTGCTAATTCATCTTGGAGGGCCTGGCATCAAAGCTGGTGCCTCAGGGAAAGTTCCTCTGGACTGATGATGAGGTACCCGTGTCTCCTGCCCTCCAGCTCTCCATTCTTTCATCATAGAATGTGTTACTATCGTTCTTACAGAAtcatttgtgtcatttctgatgCCAAGCCTGTCTCCCCCACTGGATTGAGCCCCATGAGGGCAGAGCTGAGGCTGTCTTGGTCATCACTGTGTCCCTAGCACTGCTGGCCTAGGACCAGGTACAATATAGATTTGAGACTCAAAGTATTCGTGGAGTGAATGACCATATTAATCTCTCCACTCCACTCATCCCCACCTATTGACCTTGCAAATGACTTCCTTTTGCATGGCACACCCGTCCTCTTCCCTCTTTATTAGACCCACTTCCAGCTCAGACATCCCCTCTCTCAGGGAGCCCTCCCTGAACTTCCAGGAAGGTCAGGTACTTCCTTTGGGCTCCTCCAGGCCCCTGGACTCCCCTTATAATGGTTCTTGCCACTATCTGGGGTGTCACTGATGGGTGTTTCTCCCAACTGTGAGTCCTAGGACGCCAGGCACAGAGGAAGCAGCTCTCCATGAATGTGTGTTGAGTGACTCAGTGACTTGTTCATCTTGTTTCTGACCTCCACAGCCCACAGGAGTCTTTAGCCGCCTGGGGGCCACCCCAGAGACAGATGAGGATCTGGCTTGGGACAGCGACAATGACAGCAGCAGCTCTGTCTTGCAGTATGCTGGGGTCCTGAAGAAGTTAGGACGGGGCCCGGCCAAGGCCAGTCCCCAGCCAGCACTGACTGTCAAAGCCAAGGCCACAAGTTCAGCGACAACGGCCACTGCTCCAACACTGCGGCGCCTGGCGCTTTCCTCACGGCCGGGGCTTGAGAAGAAGCCGGAGTCCTTATCTAAAGTCAGCATCATCCAGAGACTGGGCGCAGCTGCCCTTGTGCCCGAGGCCCAGGACAGCCAGGTCACCAGCACCAAGAGTAAGTCCTCAGCCGAAGTCAAGGTCACCATTAAGAGGACTCTGGTGGGGCCCCGGGGGAGCAGCTCCAGCGAGGGCCTTGGTGCCCAGATGGACCACGCGGGCACTGTGAGCGTGTTCAAAAGACTGGGCCGCAGGACCTTCTAGCCCACGTGTGGGCGGGGTGCAGGCAGCAGAGCCGCGGGCATCTGCCCCCGGTCCGCTCCAGGCTCCTGGCTTCATCACACCTCCCCGCCAGCTCCTGGATGACACGGCTTGTCTCCCTCAGGCTCTGGAGCTGGGCCTGAGCGTTTGGGGGATTTCCCCATCTCTCCCGGCCTGGGATGGTCGTCGCGGCTGGCCTGGCCCGCTCCAGGACTCCCCTTCTCTCATGTCCTCTGTGCTTTCTTCTCTGGCTGTGGCCTTGGCAGAACCCACTTTTCTACCTCTCCCAAGTGCCAGGGGCCCTCTTCCTCTCCTATATTCTCTTCCCCAACCAGGAGGGTCTGCTGCCTCAGACCCCAGCTCATCAGCCTCCCTGTCCCCCAAAACTGAGTGGGTGTCACCTGGAGGGCCTCCCTTCCCCGACTCCCCATCGACCTCCCTCACTCCTCTGCGCCTCCCCCAACTGCTgtgacttctctctctccctgtcttcattctgttcatttctcttctgttttctgtcccCGTGGCAAGGCCCGACTGTCCGCTGCATCCTGCCCGACCCTCCTGTACCTCCGGCCTCCCAGCGGCCCCCTCGTCGGCGGTGGCGTCGAGCCTGTTGAGACTGTTGGCCACCCTCCACTCCCAGGCTGGGGGGACCTCTCCAGACCCTGGGCTGCGGCCAAGGCGCATCCATTTTCCTGCCCTGGGCGTCTTTGTCTCTGAAAGTCTCTGGTGGGTGGTGGGCAAGGGGCACTGGGAAGGGAGGCCAGGGCCTAGGGTGAAGACAGCTgctgttttaatatatttttgtgacTTTCAAATTGCTTCCCCACCTCCTTCAGGGTGAGTTGCAGGACTGTTTCACACCATGCGAAGTGCAGGTGAGGGGTGCTGGCATAGGGTTGGGCTGCGTCTCTGAAGGTCAGGCTTCCTGCACACACGTGGGCTACGTCCCTGCTGCAGGCCCTGAGTCGAGGGGAGTAATGGCCACGGTCACCATTCAGTTCGgctgccccctgcccccaacaAGCCGTAGTGGTTCTGtcactctctcccctcccccatggatttcacctgcctctgccactcTGCCTGTTGGCACTTTTCCAAATGATGGGCTCCCTTTATGAGACCACGAGTTTCCATTGGTTTGATCTCTCACCCCTCCCTGCTGTACAGTGCCCCTGAGCCAGGCCTGTCCGAGGAGCTGGGAGCAGGCAGTGAGCAGGGCTGGCCAAGGCCCTGCCCACGGGTCCTCTCTAGGGATGGGGTGTAGGTGAAGCAGTGATGCTGGCCAAGGAGTTCAAGGGTTAGGAGAAAGTGGCCAAGGCCACTTGAGGGGTTGGGATAGGAAGGCCTGTGAGAAGGGGCGACGTGGAGGTTGAGCTGGGAATGTGGCTTCATGAAGTTCAGGAGGagcttccaggcagagggacagcCAGGGGCAGAGGTGCTGAGGTGGGACAAGGAACAGGAAGAGGGCTGGTGGCTGTGAGTGAGGGTGGGGCCACCATACAGCatgaggcagaggtaggtgggcAGGAGCCAGGTGGCTGGGGGCGCTGGACCAAGGAGGAGGAATATGCACAGTGACCCAGGAGTGCTAGGTCGGGAGGATTTGGGGCGGGGTGTACTGAGCTGAGTTTCGTTTAGGACCATTGCTCTGGCTTCTGTGAGGAGAAGGAACAGCTGGCAGGGCTGGGGTGGACGTAACTGCAGCAGTCCGGGTGGGAAGCCAGGGTGGTTGTATGAGGGGATGGCAGTGGGGAGCAGGGAAGAGGGCCGCTTGGGCTGCTTAGGGTGTGCTTTGGGGGAAGAGCTGTGGGATGTGCTGATAGGTTGGAAGTTGGAGCCGGGAGAAGATAAAAATCACAGGGCCCGCCTAGATGTTAGATCCGATCATTTGGGGGAACAGCTGTTAATGGAGAAGGGGAGACTGGAGGGAGCAGCAGGTCAGGGAGGAGGGAGCTGTGTTCTGATCACATTGTCCCTGTTAGGGCCCCTACTGGGGCTCAGGGGGCCACCTGGGCTGGGGGTCCATGGCTGTGGACAGTGCGCAGGGTACAGCTGGAATCAAAGCCAAGGGTCTGATCAGACCAGCTGGAAAAGGAACATAGAGATTGGAGGGGACCCAGGAGGGAATCTGGGGCCCTTTCTCAGAAACAGACAGCCTAGGAGAGGTCAGGGGGGTTGGAGGAGAATTCATGAGAGAGCAGGTAAAGATGAGACTAGatcttatccatttatttattcattttcattgtggGAAAATATACATCATGTGAAATTTACCgttttaaccattttatttttattttttattttttatttttttgagatggagttttgctcttgttgcccaggttagagtcaatggcatgatctcagctcacttaaacctccacctgctgggttcaagcaatagcatgatctcagctcacttaaacctccgcctgctgggttcaagcaattctcccacttcagcctctctggtagctgggattagaggcacctgccgccatgcccagctaatttttgtctttttagtagatggagtttcaccatgttggccaggcaggtctcgaactcctgaccttaggtgatccgcctgcctcccaaagtgctgggattataggcatgagccactacaccaggcccatttttaccattttaagcTGTaccattcagtggcattaagtacattcacactgttgtgcacccatcaccaccatccacctccagaacttCTTCATCTTCCCGATGTCATATCTGGGGCCCAACTGTGTGTCACTTACTGTCCCAGGCACTGGGCATGGGGTGTGAAGGGCTGGACTTCAGGATGAGGGACTGCTGTAGAGAGCAGTGATAGACCCCTCACCCTGTAGCAGCCCAGGATAGACCCTCCTGAGAATGGCTGAGGCCTGACCTCAAAGGATGGCCAATGCTGGCCCTCAGATTCCAGGGGCCGCCCCTTCAGGTCAGTGCCACCAGGAGGAGCTCACACATGCGCACTTTCCCTGCTGAGCTTCAGCCCTCTGTTTCCTAATAATTTCCCTGATTCCACTTCATGGGTAATTTTAACAACTGCGGGGGTGAACTGGAAATTCTAGTTGCTAAATTAAAGAGCCATAGTAATTTCTTAATGTGCAATAGGAACTGCAATGTAAAAACATATATAGGTCATTTACCATATAAGGCTTAGCTGTGCCAGGTAGATTCTCTTATTGTTGCGCTTTACAGAGCCACAGAGGGGAGTTAACTGCTGAAGACCTTACCCAGCCGGCGGGTGGCAGGACTGGGTTTGACTCCAAGGAGCAGACTTCAAGATCCTTGCCTCTTAATCCTCACCCTgtgctgccttttaaaaatatttattttatattttatggaggcgagttctcactatgttgcccacgctggtcttgaactcctgggctcaagtgatcctctctccctggcctccaaaagtgctggattacaggcatgagccactgcgcccagccacctgTGCTGCCTTGATTGCAGATTTGAAACATAGCCCTTTCTGAGGAGGGGCAGGCGGGGTCTTAAGACAGaagttttgggccaggcatggtggcccatgcctgtaagcctagcactttgggaggccgaggtgggaggatcacttgaggtcaggagtttgggaccagcctggccaacatggcaaaaccccatctctacaaaaaatacaaaaattagccagcatgttGGTGCagggttgtaatcccagctacttgggaggctgagacatgagaatcacttgaacctgggaggcaaaggttgcagtgagcagagatcacacccctgcactccagtctgggtgacagagtgagacgatttcaaaagaaaaacaaatagtggTTTTGGACTCTCTAGAGTTGTCTGTTTATAGATGTTCGCACCAACCCTATTGGCTTGTCCTAGGAAGCATCTGCAGCTAGGATGCTGCAGGCCTTGAGAGTCATATCCTGTGACCTGAGCTGatgcctcctccacctcccagctgctctggaatCATAGTGGCCCACCCAATACTCATTTGACTTAGCAGTTCTCCCAAGCACCCCTCCCAACAGTTGTGACCCACAGTGgtagattatttttttccctgattttattaagcactttttgattttggttttttagagacagaatctatgttgcccaggctggtctcaaactcctggtctcaagcagtcctcccacctcagcctcccaaagtgttgggattacaggcaggagccaccgtgccctgtcTGTTAGGCATTTTTGAGCATAAATAATACATTCACAGACAGgtttagtggctcacgcctgtatttccaattacttgaaaggctgaaataggaggatcccttgagctcaggaggctgaggctgcagtgagctgcatatcactgcactccagtctgggcagcaaagcaagactctgtctgagggaaaaaaaaaaaagtaatacattcaCATGGTTCAAAATGCAAAAGACACAAAAGTCTCTACAGTGAAAAGTATCTTCCCATGTCTCCTAGCCCCCTAGTCCCTTCCCCAGAGACCACCAATGTTACCAATTTATTGTGTGATCTTTCCAGTGAggtgcacacgcacacaccacacacacacacacacacacacacacacacctgcagagGAACATGTAGGACCCATGTACAAGCATACATGTGTCTTAgtctaatttatttaaccagttccCTTTTGAAGGAAATTCAGATTGTTTCCAACCTCCTACTATTACAAGTAGTCCTAGAAAAAACAACTTTCCTTACACATGGGATCAATTCAGGGTGAATTTGAAGAACACgttattatattacattatttaagTGCAAATACTAGTAATGAGTCAATCACAGATCTGAACTAGCCTTTCCTCCAAGATGACTGGCATCCTTCAGGTGATTTATTGACGCAGTCACCACCCCATTTCATAAAGGAATGAAGAGCAGCTGGACTATTCTAATTGGAGACCACTGGAGGAACCAGGTCGGGGGCTGCTGGGAGCTAGCATTGACTACCACCTGTGGGCCAGGAATTACTAAATAAATGCTTGGCTAAGTTGCTGCACTTGTAGAATTCTGAGGGCACCACCATGAAAGGCAGGGACATCCTATTCTAATCCCATAAACAGATGAGATGGTGCAGTGAGCCCAGGGCTCATGCTAAATTGCAGAACCAGACTTGCAGCAGCCCAGCAGTGATTCTGTGTGGATGGTGGTCCTGAGACAAGGTCACCTCTGGACACATCCCTTCCTCTGGTAGCCCACATCAGTGGATACTAAAGCCAGATACAAACTAGCAGTACCTGTGACAGGTGGCCAGGGCCCAGGCCGGCCCCAGCCCCCTTTTCTCCAGTGCCCAAGCTCCCTGCTGCTGAGATGAGCCAAGGGTTGAGCTGCAGCCCTCACGACCCCTCCTGTGGGCATCTGACCTGACTTAGTTTGGTAAGTTTGCTGCAACTATACACCCAACTTTGAAGGCCTGCCGGGGCCCTGGAGCAGACGAGACATCATTTCCCTTTGCAATATCAGGACTACAtcgttttatcttttttttttcttaagtaatagactttatttttagaacagttttattttgagacagggtctcgctttgtcacccagactggagtttagtggtatgatctcagctcactgtagcttccacctaccaggcccaagtgatcctcctgcctcagcctcctgagtagctggagctatgggcacatgccaccaagctcagctaattttttaattaattaattaattaatttttgagagggagtctcattctgtgacccaggctggagtgcaatggtgcagtcttggctcactgtaacctccgcctcccaggttcaagcaattctcctgcttcagccttctgagtagctgggattacaggtgcctgctaccatacccagctaattttgtttttttttgttgtttgtttgtttgttttgagacagagttttgctcttgttacccaggctggagtgcaatggcgcgatctcggctcactgcaacctctgcatcctgggttcaggcaattctcctgcctcagcctcctgagtagctgggattacaggcacgtgccaccatgcccagctaatgttttgtatttttagtagagacggggtttcaccttgttgaccaggatggtcttgatctcttgacctcgtgatccactggccttggcctcccaaagtgctgggattacaggcttgagccaccgcatccggctaattttgtatttttagtggggatggggtttcactatgttgaccaggctagtctcaaactcctagagtgcagtggcatgatctccgctcactgcaacctctgcctcccgggttcaggcagttctctgtcagcatcctgagtagctggaattacaggcgcccaccttgtatttttagtagagatggggtttcaccgtgttggccaggctggtcttgaactcctaatctcatgatgcacctgccttagtctcccaaagttctgggattacagatgtgagccaccacccctgggtGTTTCTTGTAGAGACGAGGTCATCACTCAAGCAGTgtactcacctcggcctcccaaaatgttgggataacaggcatgagccactgcacctgtcgttagaataattttagagttgcagaaaaattgagaagatagTATAGAGAGCTGCCGTATACCCCACACTCATTACTCCTAATATTAATGACATCTGACATTGAGGTGGaatatttgttacaattaatgaatcAGTGATCCATGAGCATTAACTAAAGTCTGTAGTTTATTCAGATTGCCTTGGTTTTACCTAACTTCTTTTGCTGTTCCAGGATCTCATATGATAGTATGTTTGTCAAATTTGATAACATTGTATTGCCAGACATTTATACCAACAAATAAGGGTTGTTCTGTCTCgttaggctcctcttggctgtggtGGTTGCTCAGacattccttcatttttttttttttttttttttgagacggagtttcgctcttgttacccaggctggagtgcaagggcacgatctcggctcaccgcaacctccgcctcctgggttcaggcaattctcctgcctcagcctcctgaggagctgggattacaggcacgtgccaccatgcccagctaat
This genomic interval from Saimiri boliviensis isolate mSaiBol1 chromosome 14, mSaiBol1.pri, whole genome shotgun sequence contains the following:
- the C14H19orf47 gene encoding uncharacterized protein C19orf47 homolog isoform X5, producing MFVDNRIQKSMLLDLNKEIMNELGVTVVGDIIAILKHAKVVHRQDMCKAATESVPSSPSPLAGEIRRGTTSAASRMITNSLNRDSPPNTPPRRPDTSTSKISVTVSNKMAAKSAKATAALARREEESLAVPAKRRRVTAEMEGKYVINMPKGTTPRTRKILEQQQAAKGLHRTSVFDRLGAETKADTTTGSKPTGVFSRLGATPETDEDLAWDSDNDSSSSVLQYAGVLKKLGRGPAKASPQPALTVKAKATSSATTATAPTLRRLALSSRPGLEKKPESLSKVSIIQRLGAAALVPEAQDSQVTSTKSKSSAEVKVTIKRTLVGPRGSSSSEGLGAQMDHAGTVSVFKRLGRRTF